Proteins co-encoded in one Kribbella solani genomic window:
- the manA gene encoding mannose-6-phosphate isomerase, class I has product MVVRLQNTLRDYAWGSRTALPELLGVEPDGKPQAELWMGAHESAPSVLPNGDTLYDVVSADPAAVLGEETAERFDGRFPFLAKLLAAGQPLSIQAHPSRDQAIDGYARDEADGIPRNAADRNYKDAWPKPEILIALEPFDALVGFRPLERTVALLDALAPTGFTELTNQLRDGKLRQAFTDFMSTDRDTIRPLVGALGEAVAQYTGDAFALERETLAKLCADFPDDPGVLAALLLNRVRLERFDAVYLPAGNVHAYLHGLGFEVMANSDNVLRGGLTSKHVDVPELVSVVDFEPLEDPVLTATDAGFYETGCEYFAVQRVDLAGAERAVDGAGPRIIACVDGAVEVLGQESAESLSAGQSGFASGPEGPCILRGSGTAFVVSAR; this is encoded by the coding sequence GTGGTAGTCCGGCTGCAGAACACCCTCCGCGACTACGCCTGGGGATCGCGGACCGCGTTACCTGAGCTGCTCGGGGTGGAGCCGGACGGCAAGCCGCAGGCCGAGCTGTGGATGGGCGCGCACGAGTCGGCGCCGTCGGTGCTGCCGAACGGTGACACGCTGTACGACGTGGTGTCCGCCGACCCGGCCGCGGTGCTGGGGGAGGAGACCGCCGAGCGGTTCGACGGCCGGTTCCCGTTCCTCGCGAAGCTGCTGGCGGCCGGGCAGCCGTTGTCGATCCAGGCGCACCCGTCCCGCGACCAGGCGATCGACGGGTACGCGCGGGACGAGGCGGACGGGATTCCCCGGAACGCGGCGGACCGCAACTACAAGGACGCCTGGCCGAAGCCGGAGATCCTGATCGCGCTCGAGCCGTTCGACGCACTGGTCGGTTTCCGGCCGCTGGAGCGTACGGTGGCGCTGCTCGACGCGCTGGCACCGACCGGGTTCACCGAGCTGACGAACCAGCTCCGCGACGGGAAGCTCCGTCAGGCGTTCACGGACTTCATGAGCACCGACCGGGACACCATCCGGCCATTGGTCGGCGCGCTCGGCGAGGCGGTCGCGCAGTACACCGGGGATGCGTTCGCCCTGGAGCGCGAGACGCTCGCGAAGCTGTGCGCGGACTTCCCGGACGATCCCGGCGTACTCGCCGCGCTGTTGCTGAACCGCGTCCGCCTGGAGCGGTTCGACGCGGTGTACCTGCCGGCCGGGAACGTGCACGCGTACTTGCACGGGCTCGGTTTCGAAGTCATGGCCAACTCGGACAACGTGTTGCGTGGTGGACTGACCAGCAAGCACGTCGACGTACCCGAGCTGGTCTCGGTGGTGGATTTCGAGCCGCTCGAGGACCCGGTACTGACCGCGACGGACGCCGGTTTCTACGAGACCGGGTGCGAGTACTTCGCCGTTCAGCGGGTGGATCTGGCGGGTGCCGAGCGGGCGGTCGACGGCGCCGGGCCGCGGATCATCGCCTGCGTCGACGGGGCTGTCGAGGTGCTCGGCCAAGAATCTGCTGAGAGCTTGTCCGCGGGCCAGTCCGGGTTCGCTTCCGGACCCGAAGGACCCTGTATCTTGCGTGGTTCCGGCACGGCGTTCGTCGTGTCCGCACGCTGA
- a CDS encoding SIS domain-containing protein, translating to MSLFDDTRLDDPGALQAADHLLRRLAMAGARVRAELEASADVLSGLTSDGFRPRAVVAVGRDARLVRAVLEPVCPVPFLAWPGPGLPGWTGPLDLVVVLGGASEDLDAISATGEAVRRGCGLMVAAPPDSPVVIASAGLRHAIRLPSQSDDQLAAAVAVLQALHQMELGPEVDHKSVAAVLDDVAIECSPNNDVASNPAKDLALVLADALPLVWGGSVLAARAARRVVEAIRLASGRPALAADAGHLLPVLNQPPRDLFADPFDKPEELRPALVILDDGVEEVAEQRRKLESKAQAHDVRVHTVTQANGTDIARYAALTQHGRYAAAYLGLGLGRYGTATDSDPFEQGNPSEDPAW from the coding sequence ATGAGTTTGTTCGACGACACGCGGTTGGATGACCCGGGCGCACTGCAGGCGGCGGATCACCTGCTCCGGCGGCTGGCGATGGCCGGTGCGCGGGTGCGGGCCGAGCTGGAAGCATCCGCGGACGTACTGTCCGGGCTGACGTCGGACGGCTTCCGTCCGCGCGCGGTGGTGGCCGTTGGCCGTGACGCCCGGCTGGTCCGGGCGGTGCTGGAGCCGGTCTGTCCGGTTCCGTTCCTCGCCTGGCCCGGTCCGGGGCTGCCCGGCTGGACCGGGCCGCTGGACCTGGTTGTCGTACTCGGTGGCGCGTCCGAGGACTTGGACGCGATCTCCGCGACCGGCGAAGCGGTGCGACGTGGTTGTGGCCTGATGGTGGCTGCACCACCTGACTCGCCGGTAGTGATCGCCTCGGCCGGTCTGCGGCACGCTATCCGGCTGCCGTCCCAGTCCGACGACCAGCTCGCCGCAGCAGTAGCCGTGCTCCAGGCACTGCACCAGATGGAGCTGGGGCCGGAGGTGGACCACAAGTCGGTCGCCGCGGTGCTGGACGACGTAGCCATCGAGTGCTCGCCCAACAACGACGTAGCGTCCAACCCGGCCAAGGACCTGGCTCTGGTATTGGCTGACGCACTGCCTTTGGTCTGGGGCGGTTCGGTGCTGGCCGCGCGTGCAGCACGCCGGGTGGTCGAGGCAATCCGGTTGGCCAGTGGCCGTCCGGCTCTGGCCGCGGACGCCGGCCACCTGCTGCCCGTACTGAACCAGCCGCCTCGTGACCTGTTCGCCGACCCGTTCGACAAGCCGGAGGAGCTGCGGCCCGCTCTGGTCATCCTGGACGACGGCGTGGAGGAGGTGGCCGAGCAGCGCCGGAAGCTGGAGTCGAAGGCACAAGCGCATGACGTCCGCGTACACACCGTGACGCAGGCCAATGGCACTGACATCGCGCGGTACGCGGCGTTGACGCAGCACGGCCGGTACGCCGCGGCGTACCTGGGTCTGGGACTCGGCCGGTACGGTACGGCGACCGACAGCGACCCGTTCGAGCAGGGGAACCCGTCGGAGGACCCAGCGTGGTAG
- a CDS encoding Trm112 family protein translates to MAVNLDPDLLSILVCPKCRSEFRVDNEANELICTNAACALAYPVRDDIPVLLIDEARDTREPAATEN, encoded by the coding sequence ATGGCAGTCAATCTGGACCCGGACCTGCTGAGCATCCTGGTCTGCCCGAAGTGCCGCTCGGAGTTCCGGGTGGACAACGAGGCGAACGAGCTGATCTGTACGAACGCCGCCTGCGCGCTGGCGTATCCGGTGCGTGACGACATCCCGGTGCTGCTGATCGACGAGGCCCGGGACACCAGGGAACCCGCCGCGACGGAGAACTGA
- a CDS encoding phosphomannomutase/phosphoglucomutase, producing the protein MVDVAAIFKAYDVRGVVPDQLDESVARATGAAFVEVLDVLAGPGAVVVGYDMRPSSPALAAAFAEGVTSTGADVIDIGLASTDQLYFASGRLDLPGAMFTASHNPAKYNGIKLCRAAAAPVGADSGLRDIADLVAKALTEGPATGSASGHVTRKDLLTAYADHLHDLVDLSGIRPLTVVVDAGNGMGGHTVPAVFADGPVTIIPLYFELDGNFPNHEANPLDPKNLVDLQAKVRETGADLGLAFDGDADRCFVVDEQGEPISPSAITGAVAVRELAKHPGSTILHNLITSKAVPELVSEHGGVPVRTRVGHSNIKQKMAETDAVFGGEHSAHYYFRDFWRADTGMLAALHVLAALGEQDRPASERFAEYERYVASGELNNTVADQAATVAAIEDTYAGGDGISVDHLDGLTVSAGQWWFNVRASNTEPLLRLNVEAADRATMERVRDEVLALITGASVEEN; encoded by the coding sequence ATGGTTGACGTTGCGGCGATCTTCAAGGCGTATGACGTACGGGGGGTAGTCCCGGACCAGCTGGACGAGTCGGTGGCCCGGGCGACCGGTGCCGCGTTCGTCGAGGTCCTGGACGTGCTCGCCGGACCTGGGGCGGTCGTGGTCGGGTACGACATGCGGCCGTCCAGCCCCGCGCTGGCAGCCGCCTTCGCCGAGGGAGTGACCAGTACCGGTGCCGATGTGATCGACATCGGTCTGGCCTCCACCGACCAGCTGTACTTCGCGTCCGGGCGGCTCGACCTGCCCGGCGCGATGTTCACCGCCAGCCACAACCCGGCCAAGTACAACGGGATCAAGCTGTGCCGCGCGGCGGCTGCCCCGGTCGGCGCCGACTCGGGGCTGCGGGACATCGCCGACCTGGTCGCCAAGGCGCTGACCGAAGGCCCGGCGACCGGCTCCGCCTCCGGGCACGTGACCCGCAAGGACCTGCTCACGGCGTACGCCGACCACCTGCACGACCTGGTGGACCTGAGCGGCATCCGGCCGCTCACCGTGGTCGTGGATGCCGGCAACGGGATGGGCGGTCACACCGTTCCGGCGGTCTTCGCGGACGGCCCGGTGACGATCATCCCGCTGTACTTCGAGCTGGACGGCAACTTCCCGAACCACGAGGCGAACCCGCTGGACCCGAAGAACCTGGTCGACCTGCAGGCGAAGGTCCGCGAGACCGGCGCCGATCTCGGCCTCGCCTTCGACGGTGACGCCGATCGCTGTTTCGTGGTCGACGAGCAGGGCGAGCCGATCTCGCCGAGCGCGATCACCGGCGCGGTCGCGGTCCGCGAGCTGGCCAAGCACCCCGGCTCGACCATCCTGCACAACCTGATCACCTCCAAGGCAGTGCCGGAGCTGGTCAGCGAGCACGGTGGCGTCCCGGTCCGGACCCGGGTCGGGCACTCCAACATCAAGCAGAAGATGGCCGAGACCGACGCGGTGTTCGGCGGCGAGCACTCGGCGCACTACTACTTCCGCGACTTCTGGCGGGCCGACACCGGCATGCTGGCCGCGCTGCACGTGCTGGCCGCACTGGGTGAACAGGACCGCCCGGCCAGCGAGCGGTTCGCCGAGTACGAGCGGTACGTGGCGTCCGGCGAGCTCAACAACACGGTCGCCGACCAGGCCGCTACGGTCGCGGCGATCGAGGACACTTACGCTGGCGGCGACGGAATCAGCGTCGACCACCTGGACGGTCTGACCGTCTCGGCGGGACAGTGGTGGTTCAACGTCCGTGCGTCGAACACCGAACCGCTGCTGCGACTGAACGTCGAGGCCGCGGACCGGGCCACGATGGAACGTGTCCGCGACGAAGTACTGGCCCTGATCACCGGTGCATCGGTGGAGGAGAACTGA
- a CDS encoding ThuA domain-containing protein produces the protein MTEPIRVTVWGENVHEGRDETVRKVYPDTMHGTIAAALRDKLGADVVVRTATLQDPEHGLTEEVLADTDVLTWWGHAAHGDVDDAVVERVQQHVLSGMGLIALHSAHFSKIFIKLMGTTCSLDWRAENDRELIWTVAAGHPIAQGIPHPLVIEREEMYGELFDIPQPDELVFVSSFSGGEVFRSGCCYRRGQGRVFYFRPGDQEYPTYHQPEIQQVLANATRWAAPVVPRQLPTVHHRKDTGWFERA, from the coding sequence ATGACTGAACCGATCCGCGTCACGGTCTGGGGCGAAAACGTCCACGAGGGTCGCGACGAGACCGTCCGCAAGGTCTACCCGGACACCATGCACGGCACCATCGCGGCCGCGCTCCGGGACAAGCTCGGCGCCGACGTGGTGGTCCGGACCGCCACGCTGCAGGACCCGGAGCACGGTCTGACCGAGGAGGTGCTGGCCGACACCGACGTACTCACCTGGTGGGGTCACGCCGCGCACGGTGACGTCGACGACGCGGTGGTCGAGCGCGTACAGCAGCATGTGCTCTCCGGGATGGGCCTGATCGCGCTGCACTCGGCGCACTTCAGCAAGATCTTCATCAAGCTGATGGGTACTACCTGCTCGCTCGACTGGCGCGCCGAGAACGACCGGGAGCTGATCTGGACGGTCGCCGCCGGGCACCCGATCGCCCAGGGCATCCCGCACCCGCTGGTGATCGAACGGGAGGAGATGTACGGCGAGCTGTTCGACATCCCGCAGCCGGACGAGCTGGTCTTCGTCAGCTCGTTCTCCGGCGGCGAGGTGTTCCGCTCCGGCTGCTGCTACCGCCGCGGTCAGGGCCGGGTCTTCTACTTCCGCCCGGGCGACCAGGAGTACCCGACGTACCACCAGCCGGAGATCCAGCAGGTGCTCGCCAACGCGACCCGCTGGGCCGCGCCGGTCGTCCCGCGCCAGCTGCCGACGGTCCACCACCGCAAGGACACCGGCTGGTTCGAAAGGGCCTAA
- a CDS encoding Gfo/Idh/MocA family oxidoreductase, whose product MNDQKLRVGVVGLGFAGRTALEAFSELPDVEVIALAGLEKDTLTSLGEKHGVPHLYEKWEDLLATPGLDAVSIGTPTQLHAPIALAALAKGLHVLSEKPLARTVAEGTAMVEASKQAGRVLKVVFNHRERGDVAALKHQIDEGRLGRIYYAKAHWMRRNGIPGMGGWFTNRELSGGGPLIDLGVHILDMALHLMGEPRISTVSADTFAELGPQGKGSATTPDRPTVDTLGSKFEVEDLATAYLRLKGGGALQLETSWATYRAPGDNFGIELFGTEGGAKIDVQNYTTEDTLRIFTDVAGVPAEVKPATGAGLGHRAVVREFVRIVRSGEWEGQNGSEALLRTEIIDACYASAKAGREVVLHD is encoded by the coding sequence GTGAACGATCAAAAACTGCGGGTCGGAGTTGTCGGTCTGGGGTTCGCCGGGCGGACCGCGCTGGAGGCGTTCTCCGAGCTGCCGGACGTCGAGGTGATCGCGCTGGCCGGGCTGGAGAAGGACACGCTCACCAGCCTGGGCGAGAAGCACGGCGTACCGCATCTGTACGAGAAGTGGGAGGACCTGCTCGCGACGCCGGGGCTGGACGCGGTCAGCATCGGTACGCCGACGCAGCTGCACGCCCCGATCGCGCTGGCGGCGCTGGCGAAGGGGCTGCACGTCCTGTCCGAGAAGCCGCTGGCCCGTACGGTGGCGGAAGGCACCGCGATGGTCGAGGCGTCGAAGCAGGCCGGCCGGGTGCTCAAGGTGGTGTTCAACCACCGGGAGCGCGGTGACGTCGCGGCGCTGAAGCACCAGATCGACGAGGGCCGGCTGGGCCGGATCTACTACGCGAAGGCGCACTGGATGCGTCGCAACGGCATCCCGGGCATGGGTGGCTGGTTCACCAACCGGGAGCTGTCCGGTGGCGGTCCGCTGATCGACCTGGGCGTACACATCCTGGACATGGCACTGCACCTGATGGGTGAGCCGCGGATCAGTACGGTGTCCGCGGACACGTTCGCGGAGCTCGGGCCGCAGGGCAAGGGCAGCGCGACCACGCCGGATCGACCGACCGTCGACACGCTCGGGTCGAAGTTCGAGGTGGAGGACCTGGCCACCGCGTACCTGCGCCTGAAGGGTGGCGGCGCTCTGCAGCTGGAGACCAGCTGGGCCACGTACCGGGCGCCGGGCGACAACTTCGGGATCGAACTGTTCGGTACTGAGGGCGGCGCCAAGATCGACGTCCAGAACTACACCACCGAGGACACACTGCGGATCTTCACCGACGTGGCCGGCGTACCGGCCGAGGTGAAGCCCGCGACCGGCGCCGGGCTCGGTCACCGCGCGGTGGTCCGGGAGTTCGTCCGGATCGTCCGCAGCGGTGAGTGGGAAGGCCAGAACGGGTCCGAGGCGCTGCTCCGGACCGAGATCATCGACGCCTGCTACGCCTCGGCGAAGGCGGGACGAGAGGTTGTACTCCATGACTGA
- a CDS encoding metallopeptidase family protein, translated as MTEARRHRRHIDRHGRGMLGPISRPSKFAPRGLPLQRSAAAQFDEVVAIEVTRLEKRLPQVVARVEFAIEDVPNLDLDATEIPLTHATGGTSHEPYRIVVFRRPIELRAERSGAALAWLVRSALVLELADVLALSPEQIDPDFDTDDD; from the coding sequence GTGACCGAGGCTCGCCGTCATCGCAGGCACATCGACCGCCACGGCCGCGGCATGCTCGGCCCGATCAGCCGGCCGAGCAAGTTCGCGCCGCGGGGTCTGCCGCTGCAGCGCTCGGCCGCTGCCCAGTTCGACGAGGTGGTCGCGATCGAGGTGACCCGGCTGGAGAAGCGGCTGCCGCAGGTGGTCGCCCGGGTCGAGTTCGCGATCGAGGACGTCCCCAACCTGGACCTGGACGCCACCGAGATCCCGCTCACCCATGCCACCGGCGGCACGTCGCACGAGCCGTACCGGATCGTCGTCTTCCGCCGCCCGATCGAGCTCCGCGCCGAACGCTCCGGCGCCGCCCTCGCGTGGCTGGTCCGCTCCGCGCTCGTGCTCGAGCTGGCCGACGTGCTGGCGCTCTCCCCGGAGCAGATCGACCCGGACTTCGACACCGACGACGACTGA
- a CDS encoding DUF3499 domain-containing protein — MSIARTCSRAGCQKPAVSTLTYVYADSTCVLGPLATYAEPHCYDLCADHADRLTAPNGWEVIRLAPDPAAAGPSSDDLEALANAVREAARPLPPREPRAGTPGAPVEVARRGHLRMLQDPGANTSEG, encoded by the coding sequence GTGAGCATCGCCAGGACCTGTTCGCGCGCCGGATGTCAGAAGCCGGCTGTTTCGACGCTCACCTACGTCTATGCGGACTCGACTTGTGTACTCGGTCCACTCGCGACGTACGCCGAGCCGCACTGCTACGACCTGTGCGCCGACCATGCCGACCGCCTGACCGCGCCGAACGGATGGGAAGTCATCCGGCTCGCTCCGGACCCCGCCGCGGCCGGACCGTCCTCGGACGATCTGGAAGCGCTGGCGAACGCGGTGCGCGAGGCCGCTCGCCCGCTGCCACCCCGCGAACCGCGGGCCGGCACTCCGGGCGCACCGGTCGAGGTAGCTCGCCGGGGCCATCTGCGCATGTTGCAGGACCCCGGCGCCAACACCTCCGAAGGCTGA
- a CDS encoding DUF5719 family protein — translation MSRLLSDPRLRIGAVVVAMAALAGLGVVTDPASPDTRAQAAVTEPSRTVVNRTALACPVLAPGGKMASVVNAVSPTLPDDTPSASGTSQPLSITPLPTTSAPAGSLLVRGKIGSTTPTQAPLPLSIQGAGPLAAGTVGTATTTAKDGVNAGMASVPCQMPGADFWFVGASGASDRRDVLVLTNLDSINAEVNVSVYARTGAQDLPATRGIVVPARGTAEVFLKEVTPNLRDVALHVVSTGGRVAAAVRSNASNGTQPAGVDWLNPSAPPATKVFVPAAAPGAGLRILSVANPSDLQATVSLTVNGPNGSFKPAGLETELIEAGSVRTFVMDPTLHGDASAVTITSDQPVTASMRMSDAKKTDFASIGSAEALTGPAYLVLPAHQQPAVLQVTAPGKTGSVKFELRDAVGRVLSTRALDVVGGATTQIAFASQPRATYLMVQQTRGTVVAGVTLMPAAKPDSDSTAEVAAWPLNTSLVFRAQLGAQPDVSAALR, via the coding sequence GTGAGCCGGTTGCTGTCCGACCCGCGGCTCCGCATCGGAGCCGTTGTCGTCGCCATGGCCGCGCTGGCCGGCCTCGGCGTAGTCACTGACCCGGCGTCACCCGACACTCGTGCCCAGGCCGCGGTGACCGAGCCATCGCGCACTGTCGTGAACCGGACCGCGCTGGCCTGCCCAGTGCTCGCTCCCGGCGGCAAGATGGCCAGCGTGGTGAACGCGGTGTCGCCGACGCTGCCCGACGACACGCCAAGTGCCTCCGGTACCTCGCAGCCGTTGTCCATCACGCCACTGCCCACCACCTCCGCCCCAGCCGGCTCGTTACTCGTACGCGGCAAGATCGGTTCGACTACGCCGACCCAGGCGCCACTACCGCTCTCCATCCAAGGTGCTGGTCCGCTGGCCGCGGGCACGGTCGGTACGGCCACGACGACCGCCAAGGACGGGGTGAACGCCGGTATGGCCAGCGTCCCGTGCCAGATGCCCGGTGCGGACTTCTGGTTTGTCGGTGCGTCCGGTGCGAGTGACCGGCGCGACGTACTGGTGCTGACCAACCTGGACAGCATCAACGCCGAGGTCAACGTCAGTGTGTACGCGCGCACCGGTGCGCAGGACCTGCCCGCGACGCGCGGCATCGTCGTGCCTGCCCGCGGGACCGCGGAGGTGTTCCTCAAGGAGGTCACGCCGAACCTGCGGGACGTCGCCCTGCACGTGGTGTCGACCGGTGGACGAGTGGCAGCCGCAGTACGCTCCAACGCTTCGAACGGGACTCAGCCGGCCGGTGTGGACTGGCTGAACCCGTCCGCACCGCCCGCGACCAAGGTGTTCGTACCTGCGGCCGCACCGGGCGCCGGGCTGCGCATTCTGTCCGTGGCGAACCCCAGCGACCTGCAGGCAACGGTCAGCCTGACGGTGAACGGGCCGAACGGGTCGTTCAAGCCCGCCGGCCTGGAGACCGAGCTGATCGAAGCCGGTTCGGTGCGTACGTTCGTGATGGACCCGACCCTGCACGGCGACGCCAGTGCCGTCACCATCACGTCGGACCAGCCGGTCACCGCCTCGATGCGGATGTCCGATGCGAAGAAGACCGACTTCGCGTCCATCGGCTCGGCCGAGGCACTGACCGGGCCGGCGTACCTGGTGCTGCCGGCGCATCAGCAGCCGGCCGTACTGCAGGTGACCGCACCGGGGAAGACCGGCAGCGTGAAGTTCGAGCTGCGGGACGCGGTCGGACGGGTGCTTAGTACGCGGGCGCTGGACGTAGTGGGTGGAGCGACGACGCAGATCGCGTTCGCGTCGCAGCCGCGTGCGACGTACCTGATGGTGCAGCAGACGCGGGGGACCGTGGTGGCCGGTGTCACGCTGATGCCTGCCGCGAAGCCTGACTCGGACAGTACGGCAGAGGTCGCGGCGTGGCCGTTGAACACCTCACTGGTGTTCCGCGCGCAGCTGGGCGCCCAGCCGGACGTCAGCGCCGCACTGCGCTAG